Proteins co-encoded in one Halostella salina genomic window:
- a CDS encoding bacterio-opsin activator domain-containing protein gives MIDDDETWVSSTAEILDHQRESFVVRTATDIETASSTITEIDPDCVVCDFQLEAATGLDLLADLRDQGDDRPFVLITGQGSESVASEAIGNEVTDYIPKRSLGGRNDLLARRIEQAVESYRTRQALARERRSKDAMLDIVTSTSSREELLQQFCSHLVRERNYDGAWLGTTGRGDGIVPRAVAGIDEYVDAAIEPGTSPESGSEPALVALANAEPHVITDVESATTTAEWRTDAAEAGLASTAAVPLTHDGATVGVLAVYSSTPGFDPESVVLLEEYGETIGYALRSTEWRESLLSPTPVAIEFDLRDESIPLVAVDHVLPDSSKLTVLTTVPRANTLLYVLRAKGITASDIRDSVSGLNAVADWTVTQVEEPPRCEIEVKLPTPETVLSNHGGRIVDVMADHGGVSITVVGQDETEMRTLVDAVTETYPDASVRSVRSAKTVTQQPQRSDPLASLTVKQRRALELSYFNGYFERPREHDTSEVAEKLGVSRQTLTQHLRAGQRKILSALLERANTSTTHYE, from the coding sequence TTGATAGACGACGACGAGACGTGGGTGAGTTCGACTGCAGAGATACTCGACCACCAGCGAGAGTCCTTTGTAGTCAGGACGGCAACCGACATCGAGACTGCCTCGTCGACCATCACCGAGATAGATCCAGATTGTGTAGTATGTGACTTCCAGCTCGAAGCCGCGACCGGACTTGACCTCCTCGCTGACCTCCGCGATCAGGGTGACGACAGACCATTTGTGCTCATCACTGGCCAAGGCAGCGAGTCGGTCGCCAGCGAGGCCATCGGAAATGAAGTGACCGACTACATCCCAAAGCGGTCGTTGGGCGGGCGCAACGACCTGCTGGCACGCCGCATCGAACAGGCCGTCGAATCCTACCGGACCCGACAGGCCCTCGCTCGCGAACGTCGGAGCAAGGACGCGATGCTTGATATCGTGACGTCGACGTCCTCCCGGGAGGAACTGCTTCAACAATTCTGTTCCCACCTCGTGCGGGAACGGAACTACGATGGGGCCTGGCTGGGCACGACTGGTCGCGGGGACGGGATCGTTCCGCGTGCCGTAGCCGGAATTGACGAGTACGTCGACGCCGCAATCGAACCGGGAACATCACCGGAGAGCGGAAGCGAGCCGGCACTGGTCGCACTCGCCAACGCGGAGCCACACGTCATTACGGACGTGGAGAGTGCGACAACGACGGCGGAGTGGCGGACGGATGCCGCCGAAGCCGGTCTCGCGAGCACCGCGGCGGTCCCACTCACACACGATGGGGCGACCGTCGGCGTGCTGGCGGTTTACAGCTCGACGCCCGGATTCGACCCCGAATCGGTGGTGTTGCTCGAAGAATACGGCGAGACCATCGGCTACGCGTTGCGTTCAACCGAGTGGCGCGAATCATTACTCTCGCCAACGCCCGTTGCAATCGAGTTCGACCTCCGTGACGAAAGCATCCCACTTGTCGCCGTTGACCACGTCCTTCCTGATTCATCGAAGTTGACTGTGTTGACGACAGTTCCGAGGGCAAACACACTGTTGTATGTTTTGCGTGCGAAGGGGATAACTGCTTCAGATATCCGCGATTCCGTTTCCGGACTCAACGCTGTCGCAGACTGGACGGTCACCCAAGTCGAAGAGCCACCCCGATGTGAAATTGAGGTCAAACTACCAACACCCGAGACGGTGCTGAGCAACCATGGTGGCCGCATCGTCGATGTAATGGCCGACCACGGCGGCGTCTCGATTACAGTCGTCGGCCAAGACGAAACCGAGATGCGGACTCTCGTTGACGCGGTCACCGAAACCTACCCCGACGCGAGCGTCCGCTCGGTCCGCAGTGCCAAGACGGTCACGCAGCAACCACAGCGGTCGGACCCACTCGCGTCGCTGACGGTCAAACAGCGCCGCGCACTCGAACTCTCATACTTTAACGGGTACTTTGAGCGGCCCCGCGAACACGATACTTCCGAAGTGGCGGAAAAGCTCGGAGTCAGTCGTCAAACACTCACACAACATCTCCGGGCTGGCCAGCGGAAAATCCTCTCAGCGCTGCTCGAAAGGGCAAACACGTCGACAACCCATTACGAGTGA
- a CDS encoding histidine kinase N-terminal 7TM domain-containing protein: MALDPYFVGTIQAVAGAVALLFVWIGYRNRDKSGSWSFVVFTLGVFLWATGLAGDNFTAGFGPSFLAYRTALLGVELAAIGWLLLAMEITGRGTLTGRLLAVLGGWLVVMQLLIWTNPAQFVFGSGTALDDVLLRPEPNLGFWLHGGVSYLLAVVSIGLLAGDALLSTGARRTQNALLALAAVPIIVSNLVTVADIVRYDLSPFGFLVSAFVFAVVLYRGQFLDIVPVARRTAMEQMTDAVVTLDEDNRVIDCNGTARRLFDVGDDWFGLAVRAFFDPLGPAIDQHLEDSADNERELSATVDGEKRHFTLTISPIGDDFERGRVLVLHDITAQKRRERELERKNEFLDEFASVVSHDVATPLGVVENKARLIEMTGDTSHAEDIYDATTRVQSLIDQLEELARQGKRVGDVEAVEFEAVVREAWRTVESPSGSLTVESTATIEADRDRLRQLLENLLSNAVEHGAGETEPVSITAGVLSNGFYVADDGPGIPESDADAAFERGFTTGSDTTGLGLAIVRRIVDGHGWVVEMTESEDGGARFEITGVSVSVSVSDDQS, from the coding sequence GTGGCACTCGATCCCTATTTCGTCGGCACGATACAGGCCGTCGCTGGGGCCGTCGCCTTGCTTTTCGTATGGATCGGGTACAGGAACCGGGACAAGTCGGGAAGCTGGAGCTTCGTCGTGTTCACACTCGGTGTGTTCCTGTGGGCCACCGGACTGGCTGGGGACAATTTCACCGCCGGTTTCGGTCCTTCGTTTCTGGCGTACAGAACTGCCCTGCTGGGTGTGGAACTCGCGGCCATCGGCTGGCTGTTGCTCGCGATGGAAATCACGGGGCGAGGAACCCTCACGGGCCGCCTGCTGGCGGTCCTCGGTGGCTGGTTGGTCGTGATGCAACTCCTGATCTGGACGAACCCGGCCCAGTTTGTGTTCGGTTCCGGAACTGCGTTGGACGATGTACTGTTGCGTCCCGAACCGAACCTCGGGTTCTGGCTGCACGGCGGCGTGAGCTATCTCCTTGCGGTCGTTTCGATCGGGCTGCTGGCGGGGGATGCCCTCCTGTCGACGGGTGCCAGGCGGACCCAGAACGCCCTGCTCGCGCTCGCCGCCGTCCCGATCATCGTCTCGAATCTCGTGACGGTGGCCGATATCGTGCGCTACGACCTCTCGCCGTTCGGGTTTCTCGTCTCCGCGTTCGTGTTCGCGGTAGTTCTGTACCGGGGGCAGTTCTTGGATATCGTGCCCGTCGCGCGCCGGACCGCGATGGAGCAGATGACCGACGCCGTAGTGACACTCGATGAGGACAACCGCGTCATCGACTGCAACGGAACTGCACGGCGGCTGTTCGATGTCGGTGACGACTGGTTCGGTCTGGCAGTGCGAGCGTTTTTCGACCCGCTCGGGCCAGCCATCGACCAGCACCTTGAAGACAGCGCCGACAACGAGCGGGAACTGTCGGCGACCGTCGACGGCGAAAAGCGACATTTCACGCTGACGATATCACCCATCGGGGACGATTTCGAGCGCGGGCGGGTCCTCGTCTTGCACGACATCACCGCCCAGAAGCGCCGCGAGCGCGAACTCGAGCGCAAAAACGAGTTCCTCGACGAGTTCGCCAGCGTCGTCAGTCACGACGTGGCTACACCACTGGGCGTCGTCGAGAACAAGGCCAGACTCATCGAGATGACCGGTGACACGTCACACGCCGAAGACATCTACGACGCGACGACGCGAGTCCAGAGCCTGATCGATCAACTGGAGGAGCTCGCACGCCAGGGCAAGCGCGTGGGTGACGTGGAAGCGGTCGAGTTTGAGGCCGTGGTCCGCGAGGCGTGGCGAACCGTCGAGTCGCCATCCGGATCGCTGACTGTCGAGTCGACAGCCACCATCGAAGCCGACCGCGACCGGCTGCGGCAGCTCCTCGAAAACCTGCTGTCTAATGCCGTGGAACACGGTGCAGGCGAGACCGAACCGGTCAGTATCACCGCGGGTGTCCTCTCCAATGGATTCTACGTCGCCGACGACGGTCCGGGCATTCCTGAATCGGACGCCGACGCGGCGTTCGAGCGCGGCTTCACCACCGGCAGCGACACTACCGGCCTCGGCCTGGCCATCGTCCGTCGCATCGTCGACGGTCACGGCTGGGTCGTTGAGATGACCGAGAGCGAGGACGGCGGTGCACGCTTTGAGATCACCGGCGTCTCCGTCTCCGTCTCCGTCTCCGACGACCAGTCGTAA